From the genome of bacterium, one region includes:
- the uppS gene encoding di-trans,poly-cis-decaprenylcistransferase, with the protein MDGNGRWAEAHGLSRLAGHREGVKSARDIVRTAGEVGVKHLTLYTFSTENFRRSKVEVDALMLLLVTTIGKEVRNLMENNVRLSVIGRTEQLPSATQSALRSAVDKLADNTGLHLVLAIAYGARQEILDAVNRLRNTTGEIGEAELSAAMYTAGTPDPDLIVRTSGEMRLSNFLLWQAAYSELVVTPTLWPDFRRAEFLQAIEEYGRRERRYGARTTGVES; encoded by the coding sequence ATGGACGGTAACGGTCGGTGGGCCGAGGCGCATGGATTGTCGCGGCTGGCCGGTCATCGTGAAGGCGTGAAATCCGCGCGGGACATTGTGCGGACGGCGGGCGAGGTGGGCGTCAAGCATCTGACATTGTACACGTTTTCGACGGAGAATTTTCGCCGTTCGAAAGTGGAAGTTGACGCTCTGATGCTGTTGCTGGTCACCACGATTGGCAAGGAAGTTCGGAATTTGATGGAGAACAACGTGCGTCTGAGCGTAATCGGCCGCACGGAACAGCTTCCCTCCGCGACACAGAGTGCCTTGCGTTCGGCCGTGGACAAGCTGGCGGACAATACCGGTCTGCATCTTGTCCTGGCGATTGCCTACGGGGCGCGGCAGGAGATTCTGGATGCCGTGAACCGCTTACGGAATACGACCGGCGAGATCGGCGAGGCGGAATTGAGTGCGGCGATGTATACCGCGGGGACTCCGGATCCTGATCTTATAGTGAGAACATCCGGCGAAATGCGGCTTTCGAATTTTTTACTGTGGCAGGCGGCGTATTCGGAGTTGGTTGTGACGCCGACGCTGTGGCCTGACTTTCGTCGTGCCGAGTTTTTACAGGCGATAGAGGAATACGGCAGGCGCGAGCGACGCTACGGGGCGCGGACAACGGGAGTGGAATCATGA
- the mnmA gene encoding tRNA 2-thiouridine(34) synthase MnmA: MSNEQSALIASPAVHTRTTVAIAMSGGVDSSVAAALLLEQGFDVVGLTMHLWTDEKGEEMSLNRASGCCSITMAQDARAVADKLGFKHYVLNLSREFHGAVVENFAGEYLRGRTPNPCVRCNTFVKWQTLLEKARKLGCEYLATGHYARVERGAGRAVLRRALFPEKDQSYALWGLSQFSLNHTLFPLGELAKSEVRELARKYDLATAEKPESQDICFVPDNNYRRFLADNYSSQLTVLGTGEFIGPDGRVLGRHDGIAHYTVGQRKGLGLSAGKPLYVKRIDPATDRVYLDFDENLGETSAYGVDANWVSIAEPVGLIECAVKVRYRSEPIAARVTPRAGNEVRIEFGEAVRAITPGQSAVFYRDDVVLGGAILQATEGAER, translated from the coding sequence ATGTCTAACGAGCAGAGCGCACTGATCGCATCGCCCGCGGTGCACACACGCACGACCGTGGCAATCGCCATGTCGGGCGGGGTGGACAGCTCCGTGGCGGCGGCGTTGCTGCTTGAGCAGGGTTTTGACGTGGTTGGCTTGACGATGCATCTGTGGACGGACGAGAAGGGCGAAGAAATGTCGCTCAATCGGGCCAGCGGCTGTTGCAGTATAACGATGGCGCAGGACGCGCGCGCTGTGGCCGACAAACTGGGTTTCAAGCACTACGTGCTGAATTTATCACGCGAGTTTCACGGCGCGGTCGTTGAGAATTTCGCGGGCGAGTACCTGCGCGGCCGGACGCCGAATCCGTGCGTGCGTTGCAACACGTTTGTGAAGTGGCAGACGCTGCTCGAGAAGGCGCGCAAGCTGGGCTGCGAGTATCTGGCGACCGGGCACTATGCCCGAGTTGAGCGCGGCGCGGGACGCGCGGTACTGCGGCGGGCCTTGTTTCCGGAGAAGGACCAGTCTTATGCGTTGTGGGGATTATCGCAATTCAGTCTGAACCATACGCTGTTTCCGTTGGGTGAACTGGCCAAGAGCGAGGTTCGCGAGCTGGCTCGCAAGTACGACCTTGCGACGGCTGAGAAGCCTGAGAGTCAAGATATTTGTTTCGTACCGGATAATAACTACCGGCGCTTCTTGGCGGACAATTACTCGTCACAGTTGACGGTGTTGGGAACGGGGGAATTCATCGGTCCGGACGGACGGGTGCTGGGTCGTCATGACGGGATCGCGCATTACACCGTGGGCCAGCGCAAGGGGCTGGGTTTGTCGGCAGGCAAGCCGTTATACGTGAAGCGGATTGATCCGGCGACGGACCGCGTGTATCTGGACTTTGACGAGAATCTGGGCGAGACATCCGCTTACGGAGTTGATGCAAACTGGGTGTCCATTGCCGAACCGGTTGGTCTAATTGAGTGCGCGGTGAAAGTGCGCTATCGTTCCGAACCCATTGCGGCGCGTGTTACGCCACGGGCCGGGAATGAAGTACGGATCGAATTTGGCGAAGCTGTGCGGGCGATTACTCCGGGGCAGTCGGCGGTATTCTATCGGGATGATGTTGTTTTGGGTGGAGCGATTCTGCAAGCAACGGAAGGAGCGGAACGATGA
- a CDS encoding pantoate--beta-alanine ligase, translating to MKTRDELNGELDPLWQAAARISLIPTMGALHEGHLSLARLCGPCDVRVMTIFVNPTQFGPGEDFGRYPRTLDHDLQLCEQEGIDFVYAPSVDDMYGGMPNVEIEPGALAEQWEGTIRPGHFRGVLTVVAKLLHQTRPDTAVFGEKDFQQLVLIRAMCRALDWPVEIIGGPILREADGLAMSSRNRFLKQTERESATALYRALCAGQAAVTSGQTSLADVQRVMLDVVESVDGVKVDYLTAVDGGTLCEGPFVGPESRLIGAIRVGSVRLLDNLAAAT from the coding sequence CTGAAGACTCGCGATGAACTGAACGGGGAACTGGATCCCTTGTGGCAGGCGGCGGCGCGCATCAGCTTGATTCCGACGATGGGTGCTCTGCACGAGGGCCACTTAAGTCTGGCGAGGTTGTGCGGCCCGTGCGACGTACGTGTCATGACGATATTCGTAAATCCGACTCAGTTTGGTCCGGGCGAAGATTTTGGGCGTTATCCGCGAACGCTTGACCACGATTTGCAGCTCTGCGAACAGGAGGGGATTGACTTCGTCTACGCACCGTCTGTTGACGACATGTACGGTGGCATGCCGAACGTTGAAATCGAACCCGGAGCGTTGGCGGAACAGTGGGAAGGAACGATTCGGCCCGGGCATTTTCGAGGGGTCCTGACGGTCGTGGCCAAGCTCTTACATCAGACACGGCCCGACACGGCGGTGTTTGGCGAGAAGGATTTTCAGCAACTCGTTCTGATTCGGGCAATGTGTCGGGCATTGGATTGGCCTGTTGAGATTATCGGTGGGCCGATTCTGCGGGAGGCGGACGGGCTGGCGATGTCCTCTCGAAATCGCTTTCTGAAGCAGACCGAACGCGAGTCTGCCACGGCTCTTTACCGGGCCTTATGCGCCGGACAGGCGGCGGTTACCTCGGGTCAAACGTCTTTGGCAGACGTGCAACGGGTTATGCTGGACGTTGTGGAGAGCGTGGACGGGGTGAAGGTGGACTACCTCACCGCGGTAGACGGCGGGACATTGTGCGAAGGGCCGTTTGTGGGACCCGAATCCCGGCTGATTGGAGCGATTCGTGTGGGTAGTGTGCGGCTCTTGGATAATCTGGCTGCGGCGACGTAA
- a CDS encoding sugar kinase, translating into MTKATSKIRRLNGAMAPDVVVVGSVAVDVLHTPTVEGKVVLGGSAFHFSNAASRFASVGMVGAVGEDYPFEQAEFLRRRGVGFHGVEVKPGQTFLWEGRYHEGFRTRETIRTELGVFEHFSPNLPDSYRHPKILFLAAIEPRLQLDVLKQVKRPKLVAIDTFKLWIDIARQDFLKVLKQVDLLFVDEFEARWLTEASSLTAAAKQLRTMGPKWVIVKKGEHGSFLLGPGGMHMAQTYPVQEVVDPTGAGDSYAGALLGYLAACPTVNDVNMRRGMQWASVVGSFYVEGFGPDGLKDRSRADLIKRHDELAAMTRVP; encoded by the coding sequence GTGACGAAAGCCACGAGCAAGATTCGCAGATTGAATGGCGCGATGGCGCCAGACGTAGTGGTGGTGGGCAGTGTGGCCGTGGACGTGCTGCACACGCCAACCGTTGAAGGCAAGGTGGTGCTGGGCGGTTCAGCGTTTCATTTTTCGAACGCGGCCAGCCGTTTTGCCAGCGTGGGCATGGTCGGCGCAGTAGGTGAAGATTACCCATTTGAGCAGGCCGAATTTTTGAGACGGCGCGGCGTGGGCTTTCACGGCGTCGAAGTCAAGCCAGGTCAGACGTTCTTGTGGGAAGGGCGCTATCACGAAGGTTTCCGGACGCGCGAGACGATCCGCACGGAGCTTGGTGTCTTTGAGCATTTCTCGCCCAATTTGCCGGACAGCTATCGGCATCCGAAAATTCTCTTTCTTGCCGCGATTGAGCCGCGCTTGCAGTTGGATGTGTTGAAACAGGTCAAGCGGCCCAAGCTTGTCGCGATTGACACGTTCAAGCTGTGGATTGATATTGCGCGGCAGGACTTCTTGAAGGTCTTGAAGCAAGTTGACCTGCTTTTTGTGGATGAGTTTGAGGCGCGGTGGCTGACCGAGGCGTCGAGTTTGACGGCGGCGGCGAAGCAGCTTCGGACGATGGGCCCCAAGTGGGTGATTGTCAAGAAGGGCGAACACGGCAGTTTTCTGCTCGGACCGGGCGGCATGCATATGGCGCAGACCTATCCGGTTCAGGAAGTGGTTGATCCGACCGGCGCGGGCGACTCTTACGCGGGCGCGCTGCTGGGCTATTTGGCGGCTTGTCCGACGGTCAACGATGTGAACATGCGCCGGGGCATGCAATGGGCGAGCGTGGTTGGTTCATTCTACGTTGAAGGTTTTGGACCGGACGGGCTGAAAGACCGCTCGCGCGCAGATTTGATCAAGCGCCACGACGAATTAGCGGCGATGACGCGCGTTCCATGA
- a CDS encoding NTP transferase domain-containing protein, protein MNSELPKVLHEIAGRALVLRVLDTAREIGAGQTVVVVGHGRELVELAIHGQADRAVIQDPPLGTGHAVLQAEPVIARECGEVLVLSGDVPLLRADTLRDLIQTHRDAEASLTVLSTTAPNPFGYGRIVRDTDGEFVGIVEEKDATSEQRNISEINSGIYVVVRSALFKALRKVTPNNAKGEYYLTDIVGILARDGLKIQAVNCAPFAELQGINTPEELQRSEAAWLARQAG, encoded by the coding sequence ATGAACTCCGAGCTGCCGAAAGTGCTGCATGAAATAGCCGGCCGGGCGTTGGTCTTGCGGGTGCTGGACACGGCCCGTGAGATCGGTGCAGGTCAAACTGTGGTCGTCGTCGGCCATGGGCGTGAATTAGTCGAATTGGCGATTCATGGTCAGGCGGACCGTGCTGTCATTCAAGATCCGCCGCTGGGGACCGGTCACGCCGTTTTGCAAGCAGAACCGGTGATAGCGCGCGAGTGCGGAGAGGTTCTGGTCCTTTCCGGTGATGTTCCCTTGTTACGGGCGGATACACTGCGGGACCTGATCCAGACGCACCGTGACGCGGAGGCTTCGCTAACGGTTCTATCCACGACCGCACCGAATCCGTTCGGCTACGGCCGCATCGTTCGGGACACGGACGGGGAATTCGTGGGAATAGTCGAGGAGAAGGATGCGACTTCGGAGCAACGTAATATCAGTGAAATCAACAGTGGGATTTACGTTGTGGTCCGGTCGGCGTTATTCAAGGCCTTGCGCAAGGTCACCCCGAACAACGCCAAGGGCGAGTATTACCTGACGGATATCGTTGGGATATTGGCCCGGGACGGGCTGAAGATTCAGGCTGTGAATTGTGCGCCGTTCGCTGAGCTTCAGGGGATAAACACGCCTGAGGAACTGCAACGTTCTGAGGCGGCGTGGTTGGCACGGCAAGCCGGGTGA
- the rsfS gene encoding ribosome silencing factor yields MKNSRTFELARHAALAALEKKATDVRILDLTKLDSITDYFVVCTGQVNQQVKAIADHVERSAREKLQEKAAHREGFGALNWVLLDFIDVVVHVFRPAHREFYRLEDLWSDADVIEVTEDELKPIARSPRPLKKAASKGTKKAVKKGAKKAVKKSAKSVGTSVGRTKPKKSAPVKKSAPVKRSASVKKVAPVKKKAAPVKKKAKGA; encoded by the coding sequence CTGAAAAACTCTCGCACATTTGAGTTAGCGCGGCACGCCGCCCTGGCCGCGTTAGAAAAGAAAGCCACCGATGTCAGGATTCTTGACCTGACCAAGCTCGACTCGATTACGGATTACTTTGTGGTCTGCACGGGACAGGTGAATCAGCAGGTGAAGGCGATTGCCGATCACGTGGAGCGGTCGGCGCGCGAGAAGCTGCAAGAGAAGGCGGCGCACCGCGAGGGCTTTGGCGCTCTGAATTGGGTACTCCTCGATTTCATAGATGTGGTGGTGCATGTCTTCCGTCCGGCGCACCGTGAGTTCTACCGATTGGAGGACCTATGGAGCGATGCGGACGTAATCGAAGTGACTGAAGACGAGTTGAAACCGATCGCGCGTTCGCCGCGCCCGCTCAAGAAGGCGGCGAGCAAGGGCACGAAGAAGGCCGTCAAAAAGGGCGCGAAGAAGGCCGTCAAGAAGAGTGCGAAGTCCGTCGGGACATCAGTCGGTCGCACTAAGCCGAAGAAGAGCGCTCCGGTCAAGAAAAGTGCGCCTGTGAAGAGAAGCGCTTCGGTGAAGAAGGTTGCTCCCGTTAAGAAGAAGGCCGCGCCGGTTAAGAAGAAAGCCAAGGGCGCGTGA
- a CDS encoding tetratricopeptide repeat protein: MKRTFFLMLVLAVAAHSAWASVELTSARIYKKQGELAKAAEFYDLAITKEPDNLEARAERGELLGMVAMDAAQMGLRKRLSGDAENPQHVLLDRMMQDYTAVKQAGDDKKIKKLLKALDGQVQEYWWEFYSKALSQDTTYKGMMARESMENAETVIGVGLQNAELAMLLMPGDWSSHFVYAELIGFKGKDDAYVAAWQDALNMLENSSLRTEKPEDYENNRRYARLQLIQHSYATENHAQTIQLADQLLADEPSNVEAVQYKAFSLATLANDETRPPAERDSLKRVALNALSDARTTNPLDENIIYYIGQFNLQLADTAAALAAFDEFLGKAPTDRDVLFMQGLIYLEGEKFGDLNKAADKFGAITKAFPEDGAAWTNYGIALLRQGKTDEGKEAMKKGETFSGN; encoded by the coding sequence ATGAAGCGCACATTTTTTCTCATGCTCGTTCTCGCCGTCGCCGCTCATTCCGCGTGGGCGTCGGTCGAACTGACGTCGGCTCGTATCTACAAGAAGCAGGGCGAATTGGCCAAGGCCGCGGAATTTTACGATTTGGCGATTACCAAGGAACCTGACAATCTTGAGGCTCGCGCCGAACGCGGCGAATTGCTGGGGATGGTTGCCATGGACGCGGCGCAAATGGGTTTGCGCAAGCGATTGTCCGGTGATGCCGAGAATCCGCAGCACGTGCTTTTGGACCGGATGATGCAGGATTACACGGCCGTTAAGCAGGCTGGAGACGACAAGAAGATCAAGAAACTGCTCAAAGCGCTTGATGGGCAGGTTCAAGAGTATTGGTGGGAGTTTTACAGCAAGGCATTGTCTCAGGACACCACTTACAAGGGGATGATGGCGCGTGAGAGTATGGAGAATGCAGAGACGGTCATCGGTGTGGGCCTGCAGAATGCGGAATTGGCGATGCTGCTGATGCCCGGCGACTGGAGCAGCCACTTCGTTTACGCGGAACTCATTGGATTTAAGGGCAAGGATGATGCGTACGTAGCGGCCTGGCAGGACGCGTTGAACATGCTCGAGAATTCGAGTCTGCGCACGGAGAAGCCAGAAGACTATGAGAACAACAGGCGCTACGCCCGGCTGCAGTTAATACAACACTCGTACGCGACCGAGAATCACGCGCAGACGATCCAATTGGCCGATCAACTGCTGGCAGACGAGCCATCCAATGTGGAAGCCGTGCAATATAAGGCTTTTTCGTTGGCAACGTTGGCGAATGACGAGACGCGTCCGCCTGCCGAACGTGACTCTTTGAAACGTGTGGCGTTAAATGCGCTGAGTGATGCGCGGACGACGAATCCTCTTGACGAGAACATTATTTACTACATCGGCCAGTTCAATCTGCAATTGGCGGACACTGCCGCAGCGTTGGCGGCCTTCGATGAATTTCTTGGGAAAGCACCCACGGACCGTGACGTGCTGTTCATGCAAGGGCTTATCTACCTTGAGGGTGAGAAGTTCGGGGATCTGAATAAGGCGGCGGACAAGTTCGGTGCGATTACGAAGGCTTTCCCGGAAGACGGCGCGGCGTGGACGAACTACGGCATCGCGCTGTTGCGGCAAGGAAAGACGGATGAGGGCAAAGAGGCCATGAAGAAGGGTGAAACCTTCTCTGGCAACTAA
- a CDS encoding arginine--tRNA ligase → MKRAHEHLAAELSAALQRMGVAAPQVTLEKPRDAAHGDIATNAALAHAKPLGKAPRAIADELVAGLRLDPKLLTCEGVAGPGFINFRYAADYLQSIAALAIQAPDSFGSSGALSGKRVLIEFVSANPTGPLNVVSARAAAVGNSLTRIFRVQGAACDAEFYVNDAGNQVLLLGQSVYARYASLLGRATEVPEGGYLGDYIIEYAQELAAADGDKYLALDPEQAAEQLGQQAIARHVGMHQRSLESFRVTMDRWYHESELRERNAEWSVLAELEARGAVFERDGAKFVRTSEYGDTQDWVVVTSQGRATYFLPDIAYHLDKFRRGYDPIIDILGPDHHAYLTKMGAAMKALGEDAQKLEIMLLQHINLLRDGEPVKMSKRAGKLIEMDELVEEVGVDAARYFFLLRRTSTPLDFDIELAKRHSDDNPVFYVQYAHARIESIFRRGEVPVPDVAQHLDLLTHDEELVLLRRLRELQDVLMECATARDPHALTVWLREVAAQFHRFYHHCRVLTTPAELQTARLCLCRATQIALRRGLALCGVSAPTEM, encoded by the coding sequence GTGAAGCGAGCGCACGAGCATTTGGCGGCGGAACTTTCGGCAGCGCTGCAACGGATGGGAGTTGCCGCGCCGCAGGTGACGCTTGAGAAGCCGCGCGATGCCGCGCATGGCGACATCGCCACGAACGCGGCCTTAGCGCATGCCAAGCCGCTCGGTAAGGCGCCGCGGGCGATTGCCGATGAGCTGGTCGCCGGTCTCCGGCTTGATCCCAAGCTATTAACGTGCGAAGGAGTGGCGGGACCGGGGTTCATCAATTTCCGCTATGCCGCGGACTACCTGCAGTCCATTGCGGCATTGGCGATTCAGGCACCTGACTCGTTTGGCTCTTCCGGGGCTTTGAGCGGAAAGCGCGTATTGATCGAGTTCGTGTCGGCGAATCCTACAGGACCGCTCAATGTGGTCAGCGCCCGGGCCGCGGCGGTGGGGAATAGCCTGACGCGCATCTTCAGGGTGCAAGGCGCTGCATGCGACGCCGAGTTCTATGTGAACGACGCGGGGAATCAGGTGTTGTTGCTTGGTCAATCCGTATACGCGCGCTATGCGTCGCTGTTGGGCCGGGCAACAGAGGTGCCCGAGGGCGGCTATCTCGGCGACTACATCATTGAGTACGCTCAGGAGTTGGCCGCCGCAGACGGGGACAAATATCTCGCGCTCGATCCAGAGCAGGCTGCGGAACAGCTTGGGCAGCAGGCGATTGCGCGGCACGTCGGCATGCACCAGCGCTCGCTCGAGAGTTTTCGCGTGACAATGGACAGGTGGTACCACGAGAGCGAACTGCGCGAGCGCAACGCTGAGTGGTCAGTGCTCGCGGAGTTAGAAGCGCGGGGTGCGGTCTTCGAACGCGATGGCGCGAAGTTCGTGCGCACATCGGAGTATGGTGACACGCAGGATTGGGTTGTCGTCACTTCGCAGGGGAGGGCAACGTACTTTCTGCCGGATATCGCCTATCACCTTGACAAGTTTCGACGCGGCTATGATCCGATCATTGACATTCTGGGTCCGGATCATCATGCCTATCTGACCAAGATGGGCGCGGCGATGAAGGCGCTGGGCGAAGACGCACAGAAGCTCGAGATCATGCTGTTGCAGCATATTAATCTTCTGCGCGATGGCGAACCTGTTAAGATGTCGAAGCGCGCCGGGAAGTTGATCGAGATGGATGAGTTGGTCGAAGAAGTTGGCGTGGACGCCGCGCGATACTTCTTTCTATTGCGGCGGACGTCCACACCGTTGGACTTTGACATTGAGTTGGCGAAACGGCATTCGGACGACAATCCGGTGTTCTATGTGCAGTACGCTCATGCGCGGATCGAGTCCATATTCAGGCGCGGCGAGGTTCCCGTACCAGATGTTGCGCAGCATCTCGATTTGTTAACGCACGACGAAGAGTTGGTTCTGCTGCGCCGCTTGCGTGAACTGCAAGACGTGCTGATGGAATGCGCGACTGCGCGTGATCCGCACGCGTTAACCGTCTGGCTGCGGGAAGTGGCAGCCCAGTTTCACAGGTTTTATCATCACTGCCGGGTGCTGACCACTCCGGCGGAATTGCAAACAGCGCGGTTGTGTTTATGCCGCGCGACACAAATTGCTCTGCGGCGCGGTCTGGCGCTGTGCGGAGTATCAGCCCCGACGGAGATGTAG
- the panB gene encoding 3-methyl-2-oxobutanoate hydroxymethyltransferase, whose product MSKAAAAFPRVTAPQIVACKAEGRKIVGLTAYDAVFAALEEEAGVDFLLVGDSAGNVIAGHATTIPMTMDAMLFLTRCVSRGTTRAMVVADMPFGSFQVSPEDAVRNAIRFLKEGGAQAVKVEGAGYLIPTVRRLVEAGIPVMGHLGLTPQMINVFGGYGVKATTEKEGERLLNDALELEQAGSFAIVLEKIPAKLAERVSKRLHIPTIGIGSGAQCDGQILVNYDLLGIFDKFKPRFVRHYMPGAELVRNAVTSWVTDVREGSFPAASESYEAPTKEADKKTTRRARGS is encoded by the coding sequence ATGAGCAAAGCGGCGGCGGCATTCCCGCGCGTAACGGCTCCGCAAATCGTGGCGTGCAAAGCGGAAGGCCGGAAGATTGTTGGGCTGACGGCCTACGATGCGGTGTTCGCGGCGCTGGAAGAGGAAGCGGGAGTGGATTTCCTGCTGGTCGGTGACAGCGCGGGCAACGTGATTGCCGGACACGCCACGACGATTCCCATGACCATGGACGCGATGTTGTTCCTGACGCGCTGCGTATCGCGCGGCACGACGAGGGCGATGGTCGTAGCAGACATGCCGTTTGGTTCATTTCAAGTCTCGCCGGAAGATGCTGTGCGCAATGCGATTCGTTTCCTGAAAGAGGGCGGAGCGCAAGCTGTGAAGGTTGAAGGCGCGGGCTATCTGATTCCGACGGTGCGGAGATTGGTTGAAGCAGGGATTCCAGTGATGGGACACTTAGGGCTGACGCCGCAGATGATCAACGTATTCGGTGGGTACGGCGTGAAGGCGACGACGGAGAAAGAAGGCGAGCGCCTGTTGAACGACGCGCTGGAACTTGAGCAGGCCGGAAGTTTCGCGATCGTGTTGGAGAAGATTCCCGCGAAATTGGCGGAGCGCGTTTCGAAGCGGCTGCACATTCCGACCATTGGGATTGGATCGGGGGCGCAGTGCGACGGTCAGATTCTGGTGAACTACGATTTACTGGGTATCTTCGACAAGTTCAAACCGCGCTTTGTGCGCCACTATATGCCCGGCGCGGAGCTTGTGCGCAATGCGGTGACGTCATGGGTGACCGATGTTCGCGAGGGCTCATTTCCGGCAGCCAGCGAGTCCTATGAGGCGCCGACAAAAGAGGCCGACAAGAAAACCACGCGAAGGGCGCGCGGGTCGTGA
- the mtnA gene encoding S-methyl-5-thioribose-1-phosphate isomerase, with protein sequence MSKVVPLKWQDGELLILDQRKLPGEIKWIAARNHETVAKAIESLAVRGAPVIGIAAAYGVALAGASARATKASVELAIARLGRTRPTGFNLFWALERMRVCLASRDPVDAGALLREAKSIHREDAAACQHMAEFGAGLMDEGESVLTYCNTGALATGGIGTALGVIRAGYKAKKVQQVFACETRPVGQGARLTVWECVQERIPVTLICDNMVAALMTAGRVHRVFVGADRIARNGDTSNKIGTSGVAILAYQFGIPFHVVAPSTTFDGGLATGAEIVIEERSPTEVLKTTPGLDQLPRVNVWNPAFDVTPAKFITSIITERGVYRAPYSFSVTDSNR encoded by the coding sequence ATGAGCAAGGTTGTCCCGCTGAAATGGCAGGATGGCGAACTGCTGATTCTCGATCAGCGCAAGTTGCCGGGTGAGATCAAGTGGATTGCGGCGCGCAATCACGAGACGGTTGCGAAAGCGATTGAGTCGCTGGCCGTGCGCGGAGCGCCTGTGATTGGTATTGCGGCGGCCTATGGCGTGGCGTTAGCCGGTGCCTCGGCTCGTGCCACGAAGGCGTCCGTGGAACTTGCGATTGCGCGTCTGGGCCGGACAAGACCGACGGGTTTCAACCTGTTCTGGGCGCTCGAACGGATGCGTGTATGTTTGGCGAGCCGTGATCCCGTGGACGCTGGGGCGCTTTTGCGTGAGGCAAAGTCCATCCACCGTGAAGATGCGGCGGCCTGCCAGCACATGGCGGAATTTGGCGCGGGACTGATGGACGAGGGCGAGTCGGTATTGACTTACTGTAACACCGGCGCGCTGGCGACGGGCGGCATCGGCACGGCGTTGGGCGTGATTCGCGCGGGCTACAAGGCGAAAAAAGTGCAGCAAGTGTTTGCCTGCGAGACACGGCCGGTCGGACAAGGGGCGCGCCTAACGGTCTGGGAATGCGTGCAAGAACGCATCCCGGTTACGTTGATCTGCGATAACATGGTGGCGGCGCTGATGACCGCGGGCCGGGTTCACCGGGTGTTCGTCGGCGCGGATCGCATCGCCCGGAATGGCGATACGAGCAACAAAATTGGGACTTCCGGTGTAGCGATTCTGGCGTACCAGTTCGGTATCCCGTTCCATGTTGTCGCGCCATCCACGACATTTGACGGCGGACTTGCGACCGGCGCCGAGATAGTGATTGAAGAGCGGAGTCCGACTGAAGTTCTCAAAACGACGCCGGGTCTCGATCAGCTGCCGCGTGTAAATGTTTGGAATCCGGCGTTTGACGTGACGCCGGCGAAGTTCATCACGTCAATTATCACGGAGCGCGGCGTGTATCGCGCGCCGTATTCATTTTCCGTAACAGACAGCAATCGGTAA
- a CDS encoding FAD-binding protein → MNWAERFGDATFGFLQERPYPVASPASVEAVQQIVQACADENWRVLPLGQGSSFPPNFALRSERVFAVITSRLRDVERLPNGRMLCGPGVPVQKLIVTEQLVERKTIGGLLCGVGDAVTRSAARSFWQLVHSVELLDSKGQVMALAGPASPQYLLGASAAMLLESRGKSGIVIGVEFAADELPFELGRKSLLSGQSEQLPYAVSRQVSNRQADTLSLFDW, encoded by the coding sequence ATGAATTGGGCTGAGCGGTTCGGGGACGCAACATTCGGGTTCTTGCAAGAACGGCCATACCCGGTCGCTTCACCGGCGTCGGTGGAAGCTGTTCAGCAGATTGTGCAAGCCTGCGCCGATGAGAATTGGCGCGTTCTGCCGTTAGGCCAAGGCAGTTCATTCCCGCCGAACTTTGCGCTGCGCAGCGAACGAGTATTTGCAGTAATCACGAGCCGGCTGCGCGACGTTGAACGGTTGCCCAATGGTCGTATGCTGTGCGGGCCCGGTGTGCCTGTCCAGAAGCTGATCGTGACGGAGCAACTTGTTGAACGAAAGACGATTGGCGGACTGCTTTGCGGTGTTGGGGATGCAGTTACGCGTTCCGCGGCCCGGTCGTTTTGGCAGCTTGTGCATTCCGTGGAGTTGCTCGACTCGAAGGGGCAAGTGATGGCGCTGGCAGGCCCGGCGTCGCCGCAGTATCTGCTTGGTGCTTCGGCAGCGATGCTGCTTGAATCGCGTGGCAAGTCAGGTATTGTGATCGGAGTGGAGTTCGCGGCTGATGAACTGCCGTTTGAGCTTGGCCGCAAGTCGTTATTGAGCGGCCAGTCCGAACAGTTGCCGTATGCGGTCAGCCGTCAGGTGAGCAATCGTCAAGCCGACACACTGTCCCTGTTTGATTGGTAA